Proteins encoded by one window of Lathyrus oleraceus cultivar Zhongwan6 chromosome 1, CAAS_Psat_ZW6_1.0, whole genome shotgun sequence:
- the LOC127120796 gene encoding uncharacterized protein LOC127120796, whose product MRRPGLKDDVAYSFFDPDISVLKDMIALITPDHVGLFRAVYGGILKMVFRLMDRDRSAIHTLLQFYDPELRCFVFPDYVLGPMLEDYADILNIQIRDQVPFRVTKEEPDIGGISRAFYLSPEEVKSNLKEKGKLPGFHLSFLEAKAKEQSELGNWEAVCALVAASIYGIILFPNQKNFVDINAIRLFIRRNPIPTLIGDVYYSVHNRNEKRRGGLIRCCAQLLVKWFMGYLPSKGAFVLLGQNVTWATKLMGLRAKDIDWTHSSGVGQDFICSCRGFPNVPLIGVQGCINYNPTLLKRQMGFAMELPPYKSEIQESVYFPVEGNQDRVKQVSDAWRSIQRKGKASWGRANNRSFPPFDDWLRKRVELTCLPFPMVDPWYPLVEETPSTVSMDEFLEMKRERDQLLAEKTELEMSVARVQRANQELKAKMEDQDKRHALETKRFEMDTAYYGKISQALASSNREHDITKEKLFRASKVIEDEKRRQILIRDQRDERARVLAAEWEAEKAKIRAERDHNMAERDHYFRQMKIHQKEVGRLQQENIELRFAAEFARMEGEIRPSVGPSSS is encoded by the coding sequence ATGAGAAGACCCGGCTTGAAGGATGATGTtgcttacagtttctttgacccgGATATCAGTGtgttgaaggatatgatagcGTTGATcactcctgaccatgtggggttgtttcgtgcggtgtatgggggtattctgaagatggttttcaggctcatggacagagacaggagcgccatccatactctaCTTCAGTTTTACGATCCCGAGCtgagatgtttcgtcttcccCGATTACGTGCTAGGGCCGATGTTGGAAGATTATGCTGATATTTTGAATATCCAGATCAGGGATCAAGTTCCTTTCCGtgttactaaggaagaacctgatattggtgggatttcCCGTGCTTTCTATCTGAGTCCAGAGGAAGTGAAGAGTAATCTGAAGGAGAAGGGTAAGctgcctggttttcatctgagtttcctagaggctaaggCTAAAGAGCAGTCAGAATTGGGGAATTGGGAAGCTGTCTGTGCTCTGGTTGCGgcgagcatttatgggatcatttTGTTTCCcaaccagaagaactttgtggatatcAATGCCATCCGCCTGTTTATTCGAAGGAATCCTATCCCTACattgattggagatgtctattattcggttcataaccggaatgagaagaggcgtgggggttTGATTCGATGCTGCGCGCAGTTATTGGtcaagtggtttatgggttacttaccatccaagggtgcttttgttcttctggGCCAGAATGTTACTTGGGCGACCAAACTGATGGGCTTGAGGGCTAAGGACATAgattggactcacagtagtggaGTTGGACAGGACTTTATCTGCAGTTGCAGGGGTTTTCCTAATGTGCCGCTTATAGgggttcagggttgcatcaattacaacccgacacttcttaagaggcaaatgggattcgctatggagcttccaccgtacaagagtgagattcaggaatctgtgtacttcccggttgagggtaaccAGGATAGGGTAAAGCAGGTATCCGATGCATGGCGCAgcattcagaggaagggcaaggcTTCCTGGGGTAGAGCTAAcaacagatcttttcctccgttcgatgattggctcagaaagagagtggagcttacttgtctaccatttcctatgGTCGATCCGTGGTATCCGTTGGTTGAGGAGACTCCTTCTACTGTTAGTATGGATGAGTTCTTAGAGATGAAGCGGGAACGAGATCAGCTACTTGCAGAGAagacggaattggagatgagtgttgctcgggttcagagaGCTAATCAGGAGCTCAAAGCgaagatggaagatcaggataagcgGCATGCTTTGGAGACCAAGCGatttgagatggatacagcctattatgggaagatcagccaagctttagcatcgtccaaccgggagcatgacatcacaaaggagaagctgttcagagcatcaaaggtgattgaagatgagaagaggaggcaaatcctaatcagggatcagagagatgagagagccagagtcctcgctgcagagtgggaagcggaaAAGGCAAAGATCAGGGCCGAGAGAGATCATAACATGgcagagagagaccactacttcaggcagatgaagattcatcagaaggaagttggaagactacagcaggagaacatagagctcaggttcgccgcagagttcgcaagGATGGAAGGCGAGATAaggccatctgtgggaccctcatctaGCTAG